The genomic stretch TCCTCCTCGACACCGACCGTGACGTCTGGCTCTACCTCGCACCACGGGGCGGCAACGCAGGCAGGGCATTCGGGCGCGGAAGCGATCTCTACCTGCACGAAGAAGAGGGGCTGCCGGACATCTACTACATCCATACTTGGTCGACTACTACATCCATACCTGGTCGATGGTGCCCGGCGAAGACGAACAGATCCAGCCCATCTCCATCGTCTCCGCCGAAGGAGTTTCTGGAGTCGCGGGGGCTCGTGCTTGCCGCATACCCGAAGCAGCGAGGTACTGCGGTCATACGGTTACGGCATCGCGGAAAAGTTCTGAACATGCCGGCAGGGCACTACTTGATCGCCGACCTTTCGGGCTCCTGCGGGAGATCGTGGCGGCCGAACGGGATGCGATGGTGCATCCCGTCTGAATCGCCACCACCCTCTTTCTCCGGCGGGGGGCCGCGCTCTGTTCTGATCCGACTCCCGTCTCGTTATTCTATTTTGAGCAAGGGGTCGGCCGGTATCGGCTGTTCGTTTGGATATGCCTGCGAAACATCGATACGTATCTTAGTTTCATCCCCTTTATTTGCAGAACGCGAATAGATAGATAGACCGGTGAATACCCCCATGCACGAATCAGCACCCGTCCGATTCAGAAGCGAGATTCGGCACTTCTATGTTGTTACCATCGCGAACGTCGTCTTTGCCGCAGTTGTGATGGCGCTCGGCATCAGCGTGCTCGTCGGAGAGGCGGTCTCTATGTACGAGACCTTCTCCGCCGCGCTGTATGTGATCTATTCCCCTGTCGTCCTGTTCGTCGCACTTGTCGCCACCCTTATGGGCCTTCGCTGGATTCTCACCAGCATCAGGATATTCGAAGGGACCGAGGCGATCAAAGATGATCTGGATGAGAAGGGAGGCGAGGTGCCGGACGAGGCTCTCACCCGTCTCATCGTAAGGATGCTCTCGCATTACCGCGACAACCGCGCAACCATCCGTACCATGATCCTGGTCTGCACGCTCGGCGGCGTCTGCTCGTTTCTCCTCGGGGTTGCCGTCGGCCTGGAGCACCTCTCTATCTCAGCGGGCGGCATCTCCTTCACCCTCGACAACTACCTGGTCATCCCGTTCATGCTCCTCACGATCGGGATTGCCCTTACCAGCCTCGCCTCCTCGTACTACTTCTCCCGGTTCGCAAGGGTCTGGGACGAGCGGCTCGACAGGATCGAGGAGTCTGAGTCTCTCCTGAAAGAAACGCTGGAGCTGGATCGGCGATGAGCGGGCGCAGGACGGCGTTCGAGATCTACTGGGAGATTCTGGTCTTCTGCAGAACGCCGCAGTCGTTTACCGGCATCATCAACCGGTGCGACCTGAACTCGAAGACCGGGCAGGAGTATCTCCGGTTTCTCGTGGAAAAAGGGTATATCGTTGAAGTGGTGGAGGGGGACAAGACCCGGTACCTCTCCACCGAGAGGGCCGGAGAGTACACCGCGCTCTTTGGTTCGCTCTATCGCAAACTCTTCGATGCCCCTCCCCGGTTCAAACTATGAGGGCCGCCCGGGATCCCTTCACCGGCAGAGCGGCTTGAGTTTCTCGATCAGCCGCTCCACCTGCCGGACGGCCGTCCCGATGTAGGTGTCCGGGTCGAGGAGAGCGTCGAGTTCCTCGCGGGTGACGAACTTCGTGACCTCGGCTCGCTCACCGAGCACCTGGCTGAGGTCGCGGTCTTCGGCGAGGGCCTGCATGCTCGCCGTCCGCATCACCTCATGGGCCTCCTGCCGGTTCATGCCCCGCCTCGTGAGGTCGATCATCACCGACTCGGCGAGGTTCACGCCCCGGAGCATCATCAGGTTCTTTCGGATGTTCTTCTTGTTGAACTCGAGGCCCTCCATCACGCCGATCATCACGTTGAGGATGTGGTCGGCGAGCACCGACGCCTCGGGGAAGAGCACCCGCTCCGGGGAGGAGTTCGTCAGGTCGCGCTCGTCCCAGAGGACGTTGTTCTGCAGTGCCGGCTCGACCGCGGAGCGGACGATCCGGGCAAGGCCGCAGACCTGCTCGCTCTTGATCGGGTTTCTCTTGTGGGGCATCGTGCTCGAACCCACCTGTTTCTTCCCGAACGCCTCCGCGAGCTCCCCGATCTCGGAGCGCTGCATCAGCCGGAGTTCAAGGCCGATCTTGTCCAGCGTGGTCGCGATGTTTGCAAGGAGCATGAAGTACTCCGCGTAGCGGTCCCGGGCTATGATCTGGTTCGAGACGTCCACCGGCCGGATCCCGAGGAACTCCATCATCGTCTCCTGTATCTCGATACCGACATCCCCGAGGGCCGCCTGGGTGCCTACGGCACCGGTGAGCTGCCCGACGACGACCCGCGGGCGCATCTGGCGGAGCCGCTCGATGTGCCGGGAGACCTCGCTCGCCCAGATCGCGAACCGGAGGCCGTAGGTGGTCGGGACGCCGATCTGCCCGTGGGTGCGGCCGGCGCAGACAAGGGTCTTCGTCTCGGCGCTCCGGGCGAGAAGCACGCCGAGGAGTCTGCCCAGTTTCTCCTCGATGAGCGCAAGGCTCTCGCGGACCTGCAGGGCGGTCGCCGTATCCAGGATGTCGTTCGAGGTCGCGCCGTAGTGGATCCACCGCCCGGCGTCGCCGCAGACCTCGGTGACGGCCTTGACGATCGCCATCATGTCGTGATTGATCTCGGCCTCGATCTCCTTCGCCCGCTCGAGGCGCGCCTCGGGTGCGGAGGCTGCGATCGTCTCCGCATCCTCGCGGGGGATCATCCCGTGCGCCGCCTCAGCCCGGGCCAGCGCCACTTCGGCCGTGACGATCGCCCGGAAGCGGTTCTCCTCGTTCCAGACGGCACGCATCTCCGGGGTGCCGTACCGGTAGTCGATGGGATGGATTGCCATAGTAGAGAAGTGTTGGCATTCTCGCTACAAAAAAGGGTTGCCGGAAGGCTGCTCTCCACTCCCCGGGAAGCAGACTGTCGCCCCGGTTCTATCGCTATGGAGGCCTATTCCGTAGCGATAGTGGGAGTTGTCCGGTGGAGAGTCTCCGGACCGCCGGCAATGGGGGGCTCTCCCGGAAGCCCGAAAGATACTAGTCACGATCTCCCTAATGATCTTGTCGGGAGATCTCCCGACCGACAACCGATCCCGGTGAACTCCGTGAGGTCCGGAGGATAGCATTCATGAGCGAGTATCAGGATATATTCGGTAGAATTGTCAGCCTTCTTGAGAAGCGATCGCCGCAGGGCCTCTCCATCTCCGCAATCTCCCGCGAACTCGGGATGAACCGGGCTACCGTCGCCAAGTACCTCGAGATGCTCCAGTCGAGCGGGGACGTGAGCATGCAGCGGTTCGGAAGATCGAAGCTGTACACCCCGGCGCAGCGGGTCCCGCTCTCGGAACTCTTTGACCGCCTCTCAAACGCGATCGTCATCCTGGACGCCGACCTCCAGATCCTCATGGTGAATACGAGTTTCATCAGGACTCTCGGCATCCACCGCGGGAGAAACATCCTCGGCGCCTCCCTCTTCGACCTGAACCTCCGTATCTTCTCGGACCCGACCATCATGCGGAATATCGAGAGGGTCCGGCAGTCCGGCACCTACCTCTCCGAGATGCAGTACATCGAGGACAGCACGAACCACATCTATCACATCGAGTTTGCCCCGACGGTCTCCCATGTGGGGAAGCCGGGGATCCTGATCAGCCTGCAGGATATCACGGCGTGGAAGAACACCGAAGCCGCCCTGAAGTACTCGGAGAAGATGATCCGGACGATCTTCGAGAGGGTTCCCAGCGGGATCATCCTTTTTACGGCCGATGGGACCGTTCTCAACGCAAATCGTGCGTCCCTGGGGATCCTCGGCCTGAACGGGGTTCAGGAACTGGCGGAAGGAAATATCTTCGATATCTCCTGCTATAAAGGGAAGATCCTCGAGTTGATCCGGCAGGGAAAAGTCGCCGAGACGGAACTCGCCTGCGATTTCGACCGCCTGAAACGGGATCAGCGGATTCCGAGCACCCGGTCGGGCGTCGCTTACTTCGACGTGGTCTTCACCCCGATCACTCCAGACGGCGGGGTGACCTCACACGAGTTCGCCATCCTCTTCAGGGATATCACCACTGAGCGGCTGGCCCGGAAGGAGCTGGCCTTCAAGGAGACGCGCTACCGGTCGTTCTTCGAGAAGGCCTGCAACGGCGTCCTGATCTACGAGCCGATTGAGGGAGGAAACGAGTACATCATCAAAGACGTTAACGGGGTAACAGCAGCCCTCCTGCGGATGAACAAAGAAGACCTCGTCGGGAGGAAACTCTTCGAGGAATTCCCCGATCTCCCGAACCCGTACGTGCACGATCTCCTGTATCGCGTTCTGACCACCGAAAAGCCGGAGTTTGTTACACCGCTCAAATACCGGAACCGCGAGGACTTTCCCTGGATCTCCCATTATGTCTTCAAACTACCTTCCGGAGAGATCGCGTCTTTTATGATCGACGTATCGGATGCTGTCCGTAAGGAGGCTGAAGCGCCGTTCCAGGCGTGCAATGCTCGTGTAACGCGAGAGAATGACTTTTCTGGAATTAGTATATAAAACATTCTCTTATTGTTGAACACAGCCCCCCTCCTGCCCTCCGGGTGTAACCCCCCGCTCCCCGCGTGTCCTGGGGATTGTCGGGCTATTCGTGCTGGAATCCCAACGATTCTCCTGATAATTTGACGATCCCCCGGTGGTATGATCCAAGATGAATCGCGGGGCAGGCCAATATCTCCGATCGCCGTCCGGGCATTGTTGAACATTAAACGATATCTATATAGTCAGTCGCAAACATTATTCTTTCTGCGGAGAACTAGTCCGCACACCACAACAGGATCGGAAGAGAACCTTCAATGGGGTAGGATGGCCGTGATCCACCACAGATAAGTGGGATTAGATGTGTGGACCTCAGCTGCCGTACCAGTGCTCTCGTTGGAACTGGTAGCGTATCAAGATTTGGGTAGGCCTGCCCTTGGATAGGTGACTTTGCCGATCATCAGGAGACCAGTACCATGAAGACACAGATGGGTTACTTTGCATCTATTGAGCAGTACCGCCCCATGGATGCGCTTGAACAGGCAGTCAGAGCAGAAAATGTCGGTTTCGATTCTATCTGGGTAGACGACCACTTCCACCCCTGGTATCACACCAATGCACAGACGGGGCAGGCCTGGGCCTGGATGGGTGCAGCACTCCAGGCCACCAAGAAGGCGTTCTTCTCGACGTGCATCACCTGCCCGATCATGCGGTACAACCCGGGAGTCGTCGCACAGACGTTCGCCACCCTCCGGCAGATGTACCCCGGTCGTGTGGGCATTGCCGTGGGCGCCGGCGAGGCGTTGAACGAGGTGCCGGTCACCGGCGAGTGGCCGAGCGTACCGGTGCGGCAGGACATGACCGTCGAGGCCGTCGAAGTGATGCAGAAACTCTGGGAGAGCAAGGAGCCCGTCTCCTTCAAGGGCAAGTATTACACCTTCGACAAGGCGTTTCTGTACACCAAGCCCGACGACAAGGTTCCGCTCTACTTCAGCGGAATGGGTCCGAAGGGAGCACAGCTGGCAGGGAAGCACGCCGACCACCTCATGACGGTGTCTGCGCCGCCCTCCGTGCTGAAGAATGTCACCATCCCGAACTTCGAGAAAGGCGCCCGCGAGGCCGGGAAGGACCCGAGCAAGATGGAGCACGCCATGCTCGTCTGGTACTCGGTCGACGCCGACTATGACAAAGCCATTGAGGCACTGCGCTTCTGGGCCGGCTGCCTGGTTCCCGCCATGTTCAAATACAAGGTCTCCGATGCAAAGGAGGTCGAACTCCATGCAAACCTTGTCGGACATGACATGATGAAGGACAACTTCATGGTCGCAACCGACGCCGAAGGGATGATCAAGGAGATCGAGCGGTTCAAGGCTGCAGGCATCAACCACTTCTGTCTCGGCAACTCGAGCCCGAACGTGAACCTCGGCATCGATATCTTCAAGGAGATCATCCCCGCCGTCACGGAATGAACCGGGCTTGCCCGGTCCATCCCGATCTATGGGAGAAACGATGGAAAACCAGAACATTGCCCGGCTCATGGAGGAGGGTGCCGCCTTCTTCCCTGCAGAGAAAGCGGGCAGGCGACCCGTGTGGTACTCGAACCCGGCATGGACCGGTGTCGCCCTGGCGGATCTCGCGCCGGGAGCGGACACGAAGGGGTCGTTCTCTTCCCATCTCGTCAGGGTGCGTAAGGACTGTGAGGTTCCTGACCACCTTCACGAGAGCCAGTGGGAGTGGAACGCCATCCTCGCCGGGCACGGGAAGATGATCCTCGATGGGAGAGAGATACTCTTCAAGCCCGGGGACACCTTCACCACGCCGCCCGGCGTCCGTCACACCGTCATCGCCGACAAGGAGGATCTCGCACTGCTGGCAGTATTTGTTACCGGCCCGAAGTGATGGCAGGGGTTTCCCGGCCTCATTCTTCCCGATATCACACCTCCGTGTCCGGTGCCCCCGGGTACGGGGATTTCCGCCCCGTTATCACACATCTCCCTGCTGAAAAAATCGGCATCTCCACCTTATAAGCCGATGGAACCCACCCGGGGGCACCTTCAATATCCGCCTCATCTTTTTTAAGTAAAGGAGCATTACCCCCCGCGACGGCGTTCATCGAGACGATCGTTGTCGGATAGTCGGGAATGTCGGAGTTTGAGTATATACTGAACTTTGCGCAGAATCATGAACGGGCGGATGCCTGCCTGCCGGGCACCACGACGACGTCGATCCGGGTGGCCGTCTGTCGGCGTATCCATGGCCCGGCCCCGGTGAGTTCGACGCACTCATGCTCCTTCGTGCAGTCGACGACCCGGATCGAGAGTTCTCCACAGGTTTTCCTGTTGCGCCTTCACCGTCCCGGGCAATGCGGGTCCGGACAGTATGATTGCGCCGGAACCGTTGCGTTGTCCCGGCGCGGCGCCGTCACTCCCCTCGCCGGGCGCACTCCTCAACGAGCCGGGCGGCAAGATCGCGCACCGCCGCCCGCGCCGGGCTGTTCTGCGGGATCCCGACGATCGGCGTCCCGGCAAGATCCGCCTCCCCTATGCCCGGGTCCTCCGGGATACGGGCGATGAGGGGGAGATCGCTCTCGATAGTGTCGTCGCCCCGGTCACGGTTGACGACGAGGAAGATCCTCTCCCGCGAGAGGCCGAGCGACTCCGCGAGGTCCCGGATGCGGCCGGCGGTCCGCATCCCGCGGGCCCCGGGATCGCTCACGATCAGGAGGACCTTCGGGCTCTGGATCGTCCCCCGGGCGATATGCTCCATCCCGGCCTCGGAATCCACGACGACGAGCCGGTAACCACGCTCAAGCGTCTCGATGCACTCGGTGAGGAGGGCGTTCGGGAAACAGTAGCACCCCGACCCCTCCGGCCGGCCCATGGCAAGGAGGTCGTAGCCCTCCGCCTCCGCGAGCGCCCGGCGGAACCGGTATCTGACATATCCAGTCCGGTCCATGCCCGGGGGGATGGACCGGGTGAAGGCCTCCTCCCGCATGCTCCCGAGCGTCTCGGTGAGGGCGATCCCGAGAGCCTCGTGGAGGTTCGCGTTCGGGTCGGCGTCCACGGCGAGGATCGGCCGCTTGCCGGCCGCGATCAGCGCATCGATCAGGAGCGACGCGATCGTCGTCTTCCCGGTCCCGCCTTTGCCGGATATGACGACGGTGCAGGGCCGGATCATGGCTCCTCACCCCGCAGGCGGCGGGAGAGCGACGCGGTCGCCGCCATGATCGCGGCGGCCTCTCCCTCGGAGGCGTTCCGGATCCCGCAGGTCGGCGTGATCAGTGACTGGCGGTCGAAGAGGTCGGGGTCGATGGTCTCCGTCGCGCGGGCGCGGACATCCTGGAACCGGGAGAAGAACGAGTCCGGGCTCTCCGCCGCAAAGACGGCGTGGTCCGCGGGGACGATCCCCCAGGCCACCACGCCACCCCGCTCCATGTAGCGGGCGATATCGTCGGCGTAGAGCAGAAACTCGCGGGCGTAGGTCCAGGCGTCGATCGAGACCACGGCGGGGGCAAGGCCGAGGACGAATCCCCAGTCGGTGTTGGCGCAGCAGTGGATCCCGAACCCCCCGTCGAGGAGGGCGGCGATATCCTCGATGGCGGAGGCCGCGACCCCGGCATCCACCGGGACGACTGCTGAACCGAGCGACGCAAGGTAGGGCTCGCTCAGCACGACGAGTGTCGCGCGTGCACCCATCCGTTCCCGCATCGTCTCCTCGCACCATCTGGCCCGGAGGCCGAGAAGTTTCCCGAGCAGGTCGGCGTACTCCGGGTCGTAGAGGATGGGCCGGCGCGTCTCGTCCACCACCTGCATCCCGAAGGTCACCGGGCCGGTCACCTGACACTTGACCAGGAGGGCGTCCGAGAGGTCGCGGCCCAGCATCGCGTGGAACCCCGACCCGTAGGCTTCACCGACCCGGTAGGGCTCTGCGTTCCGTTCGAGGTAGTCGAGCAGGACCCGCTCCATCGCCTCCGAGGGGTCGGTGCTCCGGTCGACCACGAGCCCGCTGTCCCGGACCACTCCGCCGGGAAGGTGCTCGGCATCGGCAACGACGATCGCCTCTAAAAGTCCCCGGTTCGGCAGGGTGGGGATGTAAGGGATCCGTGGGAAGGCCGCGAGCACCGCCCGGCACGCCGCGTCGGGGTCACGGTGGGGAAGCGCCCCCACGCCGGTCGCGAGGAGTTCAGGGGACGGGATCATGCCTGCCACGACCTCACCCCCTGCTTCGCCCGGCACGCCTCGAGCGTCTGCTGCACGTGCGGGAAAAGCGCGATGTCCGTATGCGGCAGGAAACAGCTCGACGTATACCGGTCCATGAACGACGGGTCCGCGTTCAGCTCGATATACGTGATCCGCCGGGCAAGCCCGTCGAGTTCCTTCCTTCGCCTGCGGTCGACGAGGGCGATGTTCGCGCCGGTGATCGCCCCGTTCCCGATGTTCTCGATACACTCGGGGGGTATCTCGGGTATCAGCCCGATGGTGACGGCGTTCTCCTTGTTGAGGTAGTTCCCGAACGCCCCTGAGAAGCAGACCCTGCTGATATCACCGGGAGCAAGGCCCGCTGCGTCGAGGAGCGTCATGCAGGCGGCATGGATCGCCGCCTTGCTCATGATCAGGCTCTTGATGTCGTTCTCGGTGATGACGATCTCCTTCCCGATCGACGTCTCCTCCTTCCAGGCCACGACGTACT from Methanoculleus chikugoensis encodes the following:
- the purB gene encoding adenylosuccinate lyase — translated: MAIHPIDYRYGTPEMRAVWNEENRFRAIVTAEVALARAEAAHGMIPREDAETIAASAPEARLERAKEIEAEINHDMMAIVKAVTEVCGDAGRWIHYGATSNDILDTATALQVRESLALIEEKLGRLLGVLLARSAETKTLVCAGRTHGQIGVPTTYGLRFAIWASEVSRHIERLRQMRPRVVVGQLTGAVGTQAALGDVGIEIQETMMEFLGIRPVDVSNQIIARDRYAEYFMLLANIATTLDKIGLELRLMQRSEIGELAEAFGKKQVGSSTMPHKRNPIKSEQVCGLARIVRSAVEPALQNNVLWDERDLTNSSPERVLFPEASVLADHILNVMIGVMEGLEFNKKNIRKNLMMLRGVNLAESVMIDLTRRGMNRQEAHEVMRTASMQALAEDRDLSQVLGERAEVTKFVTREELDALLDPDTYIGTAVRQVERLIEKLKPLCR
- a CDS encoding TIGR03557 family F420-dependent LLM class oxidoreductase, with the protein product MKTQMGYFASIEQYRPMDALEQAVRAENVGFDSIWVDDHFHPWYHTNAQTGQAWAWMGAALQATKKAFFSTCITCPIMRYNPGVVAQTFATLRQMYPGRVGIAVGAGEALNEVPVTGEWPSVPVRQDMTVEAVEVMQKLWESKEPVSFKGKYYTFDKAFLYTKPDDKVPLYFSGMGPKGAQLAGKHADHLMTVSAPPSVLKNVTIPNFEKGAREAGKDPSKMEHAMLVWYSVDADYDKAIEALRFWAGCLVPAMFKYKVSDAKEVELHANLVGHDMMKDNFMVATDAEGMIKEIERFKAAGINHFCLGNSSPNVNLGIDIFKEIIPAVTE
- a CDS encoding PAS domain-containing protein encodes the protein MSEYQDIFGRIVSLLEKRSPQGLSISAISRELGMNRATVAKYLEMLQSSGDVSMQRFGRSKLYTPAQRVPLSELFDRLSNAIVILDADLQILMVNTSFIRTLGIHRGRNILGASLFDLNLRIFSDPTIMRNIERVRQSGTYLSEMQYIEDSTNHIYHIEFAPTVSHVGKPGILISLQDITAWKNTEAALKYSEKMIRTIFERVPSGIILFTADGTVLNANRASLGILGLNGVQELAEGNIFDISCYKGKILELIRQGKVAETELACDFDRLKRDQRIPSTRSGVAYFDVVFTPITPDGGVTSHEFAILFRDITTERLARKELAFKETRYRSFFEKACNGVLIYEPIEGGNEYIIKDVNGVTAALLRMNKEDLVGRKLFEEFPDLPNPYVHDLLYRVLTTEKPEFVTPLKYRNREDFPWISHYVFKLPSGEIASFMIDVSDAVRKEAEAPFQACNARVTRENDFSGISI
- a CDS encoding cupin domain-containing protein, encoding MENQNIARLMEEGAAFFPAEKAGRRPVWYSNPAWTGVALADLAPGADTKGSFSSHLVRVRKDCEVPDHLHESQWEWNAILAGHGKMILDGREILFKPGDTFTTPPGVRHTVIADKEDLALLAVFVTGPK
- a CDS encoding AAA family ATPase, coding for MIRPCTVVISGKGGTGKTTIASLLIDALIAAGKRPILAVDADPNANLHEALGIALTETLGSMREEAFTRSIPPGMDRTGYVRYRFRRALAEAEGYDLLAMGRPEGSGCYCFPNALLTECIETLERGYRLVVVDSEAGMEHIARGTIQSPKVLLIVSDPGARGMRTAGRIRDLAESLGLSRERIFLVVNRDRGDDTIESDLPLIARIPEDPGIGEADLAGTPIVGIPQNSPARAAVRDLAARLVEECARRGE
- a CDS encoding winged helix-turn-helix domain-containing protein, which produces MSGRRTAFEIYWEILVFCRTPQSFTGIINRCDLNSKTGQEYLRFLVEKGYIVEVVEGDKTRYLSTERAGEYTALFGSLYRKLFDAPPRFKL